Within Amycolatopsis sp. FDAARGOS 1241, the genomic segment TGGTCGGCCGATCGGCCACTGAGAGCTGAGAGCTCCTCTCCCGACTGTACCGGCCGAGTCCCCACGAAGCCGCACGGCACCGGGGGAATCGTCCGCGGTTCCTCGACCGCTTCTTCGACTCGCGCAGGCGCAGGCTGAGGCTGCCGGCATCGAAACCTCCCGGCACCCGAAGGGGTCGTCGGTGATCTGCTGTGGGGGCGAAAGCGGAAAGCCGCTGCGGCTCAGGCCGCATCCGGCGCGCCGATCGCCGCTCCGGCGTCTCCCCCGCCGGGCTGGTACCCGTCGCCCCGGCAGGCCGGACATATGCGGTGGTGGAACGGCGCGCAGTGGACGCCGTCGTTCGGGCCGCAGCGGTAGCCACCCGAACGCAACGGAGCCCCGGTCACCCTCGCGGTGGGCGGGGGTGTCGACTGGTGCTGGTCGCGGTGAGAGCCGCCACTTTGGATTCCGACCTGTCGCGGCTGTAAGGGCGCGCGTGCCGCCGACGCTGGTGTTCAGTCGGCTACCCGGCCCCAGCGACAGCTGCACGACACAAGACGAGGACCCATGCACTACTTCAGCAGCGGCGACAGAGAGCCTGAGCACCGCATCGACGTTCTCGTGCGCGACTTCGACCGGACGGCCTCCGGACTGCGGTATCTCGCACGGTTTCGGTACGGATGGCGGTGGGTCGACAGCCGCACCGAGCTGCAGCGGCGCGACAAGACGCCGCTGACGTGGCACTTCGTGACCATGCCGAAACGCGGACGTAGGCCGGTCGAACTGCGCACGCTAACGGCCGACGAGCAGCTTCAATGGTTCGCGTCGTAGGAACCGAGGTGCGCTGATGACGACTTCCCACCGGCGCACCAGCGAGACGCCCAAGGCCAGACGCGCGCACGTCTACGCACCCATCGAGAAGGCCGGGTGGTTCAACCCGACCTGCACCCACGGCACAACCAGGTGGGAAGGCGAGATGCCACGTTGCGGCACGCGCCCGTGCCTCACCCGATGGTGGGTGCGCTACGCGGCGCCCGCGCTGGTGCTGTTAATGGGGTTCATCGTCTACTGCTGCATCCATTTCCCTGTGTCGGACTGTCCGCCCGGCTGGCAGTCACTCGGGCTGCAGACCTGCGTGCGCACCTGACCTGCCGGCGACTGGCGAGGCGCACCACCTGCTCAGGTGCCGACATTGGGACAGCGTCCGCAGCATCACGAACGGCGCCGGCCAGTCCTGGACTGACCAGCACGACCTGGAGGTCGAGCTGACCGGCCTGGTCAAGCACCTGACCAAGAACCAGGCCGCACGCGACCTGCCGGCCGGCCCACCACCCACCGCAAGCTACTGCTGTTCGCCACCCGGGACGAAGTGCAGGACTACGCCGAAAGGGACGGACCCTAACGGACGCCACCTGCGCCCATTCGTCGACGTCATCGACGAACACCGCGTCGACATCGTCCAGGCAACCCTGGGCCAGCTCACCGCCGAAGCCCACCCCGAGAACACCGTCCCCACCGCCCACGCCACCAAAAGCCCGCGAGCGGCCGGCCGTGCCCACCGCCGACAACTTCCCCGAGCCAGCCGACCCGACAACACCACCGTCGACGATGACCCCATCCCCACGGAGATCGGACCGGCCAAAGCCCGCCCCGCCTACATCGCCGCCACCCACACCCACCACCACCTCGACCTCGCCGGCCTCTCCTGAAGCAACCAACACCCCGACAGCAACCCCGCCGACCCAGGGCCGCTCGCGGCATGACCAGAAAGTCCGCATCTACGTCGTCGAGAAACAACTTGGGCCGGCGGAAAGGCCGCTGGCGAGGCGGGCACGCGGTGGTCAGGGTTATGTTTTGAGGGCCCGATGAGGTCGCCGTGGGGCCCGTGTGATCAGGCCGGTGTGGTGGCGTGGAGCGGGTGGCGGTGGTGCGAAATGCTGCGGGACCGTAACAGGGAGCTGGTGGAGTTCGGCCGGTTGGTCGACGCCGTGCAGGCGGGCCAGAGCCGGGTCCTGGTCGTGCGTGGCGAGCCGGGTGTGGGCAAGACGGCCTTGCTGGACTACATCGACGAGAACGCCCGGGAGTGCCGAGTGGTGCGCGCGACCGGAATCCAGTCGGAGACAGAGCTGGCCTTCGCGGGGCTGCACCAGGTGTGCGCGCCGCTGCTGGATCGGCTGGCGCGGTTGCCCGGGCCGCAACGGGCCGCGCTGGAGACGGTGCTGGGGTTGGGCACCAGCGCGAGCCCGCCGGATCGATTCCTGGTCGGAATAGCGGTGCTGAGCCTGCTGGCGCCGCCCGACGACCGGCCGCTGGTGTGCCTGGTGGACGACGCGCAGTGGCTGGATCAGGCGTCGGTGCAGACGCTGGCGTTCGTGGCACGGCGGCTGTCGGCCGAGTCGGTGGGCCTGGTCTTCACCCTGCGCGAGCCGCAGGAAACCAGCGAGCTGACGGGGCTGCCGCAGCTGAAGATCGGCGGGCTTCCCGCCGAGGCGGCGCGGGAACTTCTGGCCTCGGCGCTACATGGCCCCTTGGACCCGCAGGTACGCGACCGGATCCTGGCCGAGACGCAGGGAAACCCGCTGGCGCTGTTGGAGCTCCCGCGCGGGCTGAGCCCGGCCGAGCTGGCGGGTGGGTTCGGGCTGCCGGGCACCGCCGGGCTGCCGAGCCGGATCGAGGAGAGTTTCCACCGGCGGCTGGCGCCACTACCGGGCGAGACCCGGTTGCTGCTGCTGGTCGCCGCCGCCGAGCCGAGCGGCGAGCCAGTGCTGCTGTGGCGCGCGGCCGAGCGCCTCGGCACCGGGATCACGGCGGCGGCGCCGGCGGAGCAGACGGGCCTGGTCACCTTCGGTCCACGGGTGTGGTTCCGGCATCCGCTCGTGCGCTCGGCGCTCTACCGCGCCGCCTCCCCCGAGGATCGGCGCCGCGTACACGCCGCA encodes:
- a CDS encoding DUF2510 domain-containing protein; protein product: MAAPASPPPGWYPSPRQAGHMRWWNGAQWTPSFGPQR